The following are encoded in a window of Caldicellulosiruptor danielii genomic DNA:
- a CDS encoding substrate-binding domain-containing protein — protein sequence MDKRVTMKDIAEKLGVSKVTVSKALKDSPDISSSLKEKIIKTAQEMGYIYNAKGRMLRENLTYSIGVISSEKYYGKDDYFYIDLYKHLSNSLEKLGFTTTFNIISQSDENELSVPNALLEQKIDGVVILGQMSLDYIQKVLSYNYPTVFLDFYCDKFNVDCVITDNFYATYEITNMLIEQGHTKIGFVGNIYTTSSIQDRFLGFYKALLENKIELNKDWIIKDRDDNNNFIDIVLPKNLPTAFVCNCDKTAYLTIEKLKSSGYKVPDDVSVVGFDDSLHAVLSQPKITTVRVNLEEMGRRTAKMMVEKIKQGEKHYGKMLIKGRIIIRESVKALK from the coding sequence ATGGATAAGAGAGTTACCATGAAAGATATTGCCGAAAAGCTTGGTGTTTCAAAGGTAACAGTGTCAAAGGCGCTCAAGGACAGCCCCGATATTAGTTCATCGCTGAAAGAGAAAATCATTAAAACTGCCCAGGAGATGGGTTACATCTACAACGCTAAGGGCAGGATGCTAAGAGAAAACTTAACGTATTCCATAGGTGTAATATCGTCAGAAAAGTACTATGGTAAAGACGACTATTTCTACATAGACCTTTATAAGCATCTTTCAAACAGTTTAGAGAAGCTTGGCTTTACAACAACCTTCAACATCATAAGCCAGTCAGACGAAAATGAACTGTCTGTCCCCAACGCGCTTTTGGAACAGAAGATAGACGGCGTTGTTATTTTGGGTCAGATGAGTCTTGACTACATTCAAAAGGTTTTAAGCTACAACTACCCGACAGTGTTTTTAGACTTTTACTGCGACAAGTTTAACGTTGACTGTGTCATCACAGACAACTTTTACGCAACATACGAGATAACCAACATGCTAATAGAGCAGGGTCACACTAAAATTGGGTTTGTAGGGAACATCTATACGACAAGCAGTATCCAGGACAGATTTCTTGGCTTTTACAAAGCGCTTTTGGAGAACAAGATAGAGCTCAACAAGGATTGGATAATAAAAGACAGAGATGACAACAACAATTTCATAGATATTGTATTGCCCAAAAACCTTCCTACAGCATTTGTTTGCAACTGTGACAAGACTGCTTATCTTACAATAGAAAAGCTCAAGTCAAGTGGGTACAAGGTGCCAGATGATGTATCAGTTGTTGGGTTTGATGATAGCCTTCACGCAGTACTCTCACAGCCCAAAATCACTACTGTCCGTGTAAATTTAGAAGAGATGGGTAGAAGAACAGCCAAGATGATGGTTGAAAAGATAAAACAGGGGGAAAAGCATTATGGCAAAATGCTCATAAAAGGCAGGATTATCATAAGAGAGTCGGTCAAGGCTTTAAAATAA